The DNA sequence TTGCGGATTTATTGGGCGACACTTTTCATGGAAAAATCCCAGAAGGTAAGCAGGTTAAGGTATTAGATATAGGGACAGGTGCAAATTGCATTTATCCTATTTTAGGCAGCCAAAGTTACGGATGGTCTTTTGTGGGAACAGATATTGATCCGTTATCGGTAAAAATGGCGGGGCTGATTATAAAATCAAATGTCTCTCTTAAACCTTTTATTAAAGTGCAGTTACAAGCGAATAAACAGGCTATTTTTGCAGGGATCATTAAACCAAAAGACAAATTTACCTTAACCATGTGTAATCCCCCTTTTCATGCCTCTATGGAAAAAGCGCTTGCCGGAAGTGCACGAAAAATAAAGAATCTCAGTAACGATCAAAATAACCTATCGCGAGTACTTAATTTTGCAGGGCAGGAAGGTGAGCTTTGTTGTGCTGGTGGGGAAATCCGATTTTTAAAACAGATGATTCAGGAAAGTAAAGATTATGCCCGGCAGGTGTGCTGGTTTACCAGTTTAGTTTCAAAGTCCGACAATATAGCACCATTAAAGCAACAACTTGAAAAAGTGGGCGCTGAGCATGTAAAGGTTATTAAAATGGCGCAAGGGCAGAAAGTGAGCCGCTTTATTGCCTGGAGTTTTTTACCCCAACCGCAAAATTTTTAGCAACAGGTTATTTTTTTTAAATGATCAAGCCGGAGAATCTGGCACTTTGATTACGACCTTAAAAAACCTGAATATCACATTCAGGTTTTTTAAGGGTCGAGAGATGCTAGATGTTGGTGGGTTTATCTTAATAAACGCGCTTTAATTGTCCCTTCGATCTCATTTAATTTAGCTAATGCAAGTTGCGCATCATCACTATTTACATCAATGACCACATAACCAATATTTGCATTTGTTTGCAGGTATTGTGCCGCAATATTGATGCCATACTCTTCAAAGGTCAAGTTGATTTTGGTTAGAATACCCGGCATATTTTTATGAATATGCAGTAAACGGCTGGCATCAACATGCACCGGTAGAGATACTTCAGGAAAGTTATTAGAAGACAATGTTGAACCATTATCAGAGTATTTAACTAACTTGCCCGCAACTTCATAGCCAATATTTTCTTGTGCTTCCTGGGTGCTGCCACCAACGTGGGGAGTTAAGAGTACGTTATCAAACTTACGCAACGGAGAAATAAACTCTTCTTTATTTGATCCGGGCTCAGTTGGGAACACATCAATAGCGGCTCCAGAAAGTTTTTTACTCTCAAGTGCTGCGCATAACGCCGGGATATCAACAACGGTGCCACGTGCTGCGTTCATAAAGATCGCACCATCTTTCATTTGTGCAAATTCTTTAGCACCCATCATGTTTTTAGTCGAGTCAAGTTCAGGAACATGCAGACTAATAATATCAGACTGAGCAAGCAAGGCTTCCATTGTCGCTATCTGTACCGCATTACCTAAGCTTAATTTATTTTCGACGTCGTAATATGACACCTTAAAACCTAAGTTTTCAGCAAGAATACCAAACTGAGTTCCAATATGGCCATAGCCAATAATACCTAAATTTTTACCACGCGCTTCATAGGACTTAGTGGCTGATTTATCCCACTCGCCGCGATGCGCTTTTGCGTTACGCTCTGGAATACCACGCAATAATAATAATGACTGACCTAACACTAATTCAGCAACACTGCGGGTATTTGAAAAAGGCGCGTTAAATACTGCGATTCCTTTTGCTTGAGCCGCATTCAAATCAACCTGATTGGTACCGATACAAAAACAACCGATGCCAACCAGTTTATCTGCGGCAGCTAATACGGTTGCATTAAGGTTAGAACGGGAACGGATACCAACAAAATGTGCATCTTTAATTTTTTCAATTAATTCTTCTTCGCTTAACGCTGTTTTGATGTTTTGGATGTTGTTGTAACCAGCCTGGGTGAAAGTATCAACCGCACTTTGATGTAATCCTTCAAGTAGCAGAATTTTTATTTTATCTTTATCAAGCGAAAGCTTAGTCATTATATTTCCTTGTGGTCTGTCAATAAGGTAAATGGACAAACAAATTTTAAGAGTTCCAATATGCCAACTAAGTATTCAATAAGCAGACTTAGTTGATAAAATGGGAAGTGTAATTTTGGATAACTTAAAATAGCAAAAACTACAGCGGTTGTGAACTTTTTGTGATGAAATTCACAAATAAAAGTTTTGACTTAGTTATTACGTTTTATTTTTGAGGTGAGTGTGTGCAGCGTTTTCCATACTCACTCACACTCAAAGATGTTCTTATTTTAGCGTTTTAACACCTTCTGGTGTACCAACTAAAACAACATCAGCCGCACGGTTTGCAAATAAACCATTGGTGACTACGCCAACAATCGCATTGATTTGCGCCTCTAATTTAAGGGGTTCAGCAATTTTTAAGTTATGAACATCTAAAATCACATTGCCATTGTCTGTTACCACACCCTGACGATAAACAGGATCTCCACCTAATTTAACCAATTCACGTGCGACATAACTGCGCGCCATCGGAATCACTTCAATAGGTAATGGAAAGTCACCCAGAAT is a window from the Psychromonas ingrahamii 37 genome containing:
- the serA gene encoding phosphoglycerate dehydrogenase encodes the protein MTKLSLDKDKIKILLLEGLHQSAVDTFTQAGYNNIQNIKTALSEEELIEKIKDAHFVGIRSRSNLNATVLAAADKLVGIGCFCIGTNQVDLNAAQAKGIAVFNAPFSNTRSVAELVLGQSLLLLRGIPERNAKAHRGEWDKSATKSYEARGKNLGIIGYGHIGTQFGILAENLGFKVSYYDVENKLSLGNAVQIATMEALLAQSDIISLHVPELDSTKNMMGAKEFAQMKDGAIFMNAARGTVVDIPALCAALESKKLSGAAIDVFPTEPGSNKEEFISPLRKFDNVLLTPHVGGSTQEAQENIGYEVAGKLVKYSDNGSTLSSNNFPEVSLPVHVDASRLLHIHKNMPGILTKINLTFEEYGINIAAQYLQTNANIGYVVIDVNSDDAQLALAKLNEIEGTIKARLLR
- the rlmF gene encoding 23S rRNA (adenine(1618)-N(6))-methyltransferase RlmF, whose translation is MTKDIQVKKLLHPRNLHRGHYDLKQLCEQSPLLSTFLRTNPKGEQTLDFAEPQAVLLLNQVLLKQFYHVDFWQIPKGYLCPPIPGRVDYIHYLADLLGDTFHGKIPEGKQVKVLDIGTGANCIYPILGSQSYGWSFVGTDIDPLSVKMAGLIIKSNVSLKPFIKVQLQANKQAIFAGIIKPKDKFTLTMCNPPFHASMEKALAGSARKIKNLSNDQNNLSRVLNFAGQEGELCCAGGEIRFLKQMIQESKDYARQVCWFTSLVSKSDNIAPLKQQLEKVGAEHVKVIKMAQGQKVSRFIAWSFLPQPQNF